The proteins below are encoded in one region of Sminthopsis crassicaudata isolate SCR6 chromosome 1, ASM4859323v1, whole genome shotgun sequence:
- the LOC141551322 gene encoding uncharacterized protein LOC141551322, translated as MAGAEPPPLPPTRTPSRRHMAPFPHVPVGSSPHQPGGPPPFPPSPQGRELQRLRRNRPFYRRRLPLRRRRREAGVEETGSGGRRRLRGFPPDAAAALGQSSAAIAAASAPPPPPAAAASLLAGLGAPARARAPALPDLRPAPLSQAGGYLRRRRGPAAEAGSDASVSEKSRGTAAAVAAVYFRGPSLRHTRICTRPHTRRCARPLRLAHAANQHPDSGGPISAVRRERRLPPPPTPSSTSARPSPLSFPPSPLPPPLPLQPPVPRSISSHFRSGCGVAVCGDPASPRGSAVPCGPPSLPGGRSFLARAREGAQAPRSPAWFGGRCGAGLRRRCAHHRLGHRLRPRPELPAHRWARARPARVTVRLYERASPHPPPPRNGPSRRVPPAAAGLSPGGVHEAWLSEQTRGMRPSRLF; from the exons ATGGCCGGCGCCGAgcctccacccctccccccaaccaGGACACCTTCCCGCCGCCACATGGCCCCTTTCCCGCATGTTCCCGTGGGCTCATCGCCACATCAACCAGGCggccctcctcccttccctccctccccccagggcCGCGAGCTCCAGAGGCTTCGCCGCAACCGGCCTTTCTATC GGCGAAGGTTGCCCTTGCGCCGCCGTAGGCGCGAGGCCGGGGTCGAGGAGACGGGCAGCGGCGGGCGGAGGCGGCTGCGGGGCTTCCCGCCTGACGCAGCAGCGGCGTTGGGCCAGAGCTCGGCCGCCATCGCAGCCGCCtcagcacccccccccccacccgcCGCAGCCGCTTCCCTGCTGGCTGGCCTCGGGGCGCCCGCCCGGGCCCGGGCCCCGGCCCTGCCCGACCTCCGCCCCGCTCCCCTTAGCCAGGCGGGCGGTTACCTAAGACGTCGGAGAGGGCCCGCGGCGGAAGCGGGGTCGGACGCTTCAGTTTCCGAGAAGAGTAGAGGGACGGCAGCGGCTGTAGCGGCTGTTTATTTTCGGGGTCCTAGCCTGCGCCACACGCGGATCTGCACACGGCCCCACACACGCCGTTGCGCACGGCCCCTCCGCCTCGCCCACGCGGCCAATCAGCACCCGGATTCCGGAGGCCCAATCAGCGCCGTCCGAAGGGAAAGGAGACTCCCCCCCCCTCCAACGCCTTCTTCCACCTCAGCTcgcccctcccctctctctttcccgccttcccctctgccccctcccctcccgcTACAACCTCCAGTCCCTCGCTCAATCAGTTCCCATTTCAGGAGCGGCTGTGGCGTGGCCGTGTGTGGAGACCCAGCCTCGCCCCGGGGGTCCGCTGTGCCCTGCGGCCCGCCCTCCCTTCCCGGTGGTCGGTCCTTCCTCGCCAGGGCCCGGGAGGGAGCCCAGGCCCCTCGCTCCCCAGCCTGGTTTGGCGGTCGCTGTGGGGCGGGTCTGCGGAGGCGATGCGCACATCACCGCCTCGGTCATAGACTGCGCCCGCGGCCTGAGCTCCCTGCGCACCGCTGGGCGCGGGCACGGCCGGCGCGTGTCACAGTGCGGCTCTATGAGCgcgcttccccccacccccccccacccCGTAACGGCCC